In Streptomyces sp. SLBN-118, the following are encoded in one genomic region:
- the aceB gene encoding malate synthase A, which produces MSAPAPSPLAIVEAEPLPRQEEVLTDAALAFVAELHRRFTPRRDELLARRAERRAEIARTSTLDFLPETAAIRADDSWKVAPAPAALNDRRVEITGPTDRKMTINALNSGARVWLADFEDASAPTWENVVLGQRNLIDAYERKIDFTDPASGKTYALRPNDELATVVMRPRGWHLEERHLQFEGRPVPGALVDFGLYFFHNAQRLIDLGKGPYFYLPKTESYLEARLWNDIFVFAQNYVGIPQGTVRATVLIETITAAYEMEEILYELRDHAAGLNAGRWDYLFSIVKNFRDGGAKFVLPDRNAVTMTAPFMRAYTELLVRTCHKRGAHAIGGMAAFIPSRRDAEVNKVAFEKVKADKDREAADGFDGSWVAHPDLVPIALASFDAVLGEKPNQKDRLREDVSVAPGDLIAIDSLDARPTYEGLRNAVQVGIRYIEAWLRGLGAVAIFNLMEDAATAEISRSQIWQWINAGVVFENGELATPELARKVAAQELAAIRAEIGEEAFAAGKWQQAHDLLLRVSLDADYADFLTLPAYEQLTG; this is translated from the coding sequence GAAGAGGTTCTCACCGACGCGGCCCTCGCCTTCGTGGCTGAGCTGCACCGGCGGTTCACGCCGCGGCGTGACGAGCTTCTCGCCCGCCGCGCCGAGCGCCGCGCCGAGATCGCCCGTACTTCCACCCTGGACTTCCTCCCGGAGACCGCCGCGATCCGCGCGGACGACTCCTGGAAGGTCGCTCCGGCCCCCGCGGCGCTGAACGACCGCCGGGTGGAGATCACCGGACCCACCGACCGCAAGATGACCATCAACGCCCTGAACTCGGGCGCCAGGGTCTGGCTCGCCGACTTCGAGGACGCCTCGGCCCCCACCTGGGAGAACGTCGTCCTCGGCCAGCGCAATCTGATCGACGCCTACGAGCGGAAGATCGACTTCACCGACCCGGCGTCCGGGAAGACTTACGCTCTGCGGCCGAACGATGAACTCGCGACCGTCGTGATGCGCCCGCGCGGCTGGCACCTCGAAGAGCGCCACCTGCAGTTCGAGGGCCGCCCGGTCCCGGGCGCACTGGTCGACTTCGGCCTGTACTTCTTCCACAACGCGCAGCGCCTGATCGACCTCGGCAAGGGCCCGTACTTCTACCTCCCGAAGACGGAGTCGTACCTGGAGGCCCGGCTCTGGAACGACATCTTCGTGTTCGCGCAGAACTACGTCGGCATCCCGCAGGGCACCGTCCGCGCGACCGTCCTGATCGAGACGATCACGGCGGCGTACGAGATGGAGGAGATCCTCTACGAACTCCGTGACCACGCGGCCGGGCTCAACGCCGGCCGCTGGGACTACCTCTTCTCCATCGTCAAGAACTTCCGTGACGGCGGCGCGAAGTTCGTGCTCCCGGACCGCAACGCGGTGACGATGACCGCCCCGTTCATGCGCGCGTACACCGAACTCCTCGTCCGCACCTGCCACAAGCGCGGCGCCCACGCCATCGGCGGCATGGCGGCCTTCATCCCGTCCCGCCGCGACGCCGAGGTCAACAAGGTCGCCTTCGAGAAGGTCAAGGCCGACAAGGACCGCGAGGCGGCCGACGGCTTCGACGGCTCCTGGGTCGCCCACCCCGACCTGGTCCCGATCGCGCTGGCCTCCTTCGACGCGGTGCTGGGCGAGAAGCCCAACCAGAAGGACCGACTGCGCGAGGATGTCTCGGTGGCGCCGGGCGACCTGATCGCCATCGACTCCCTGGACGCCAGGCCCACGTACGAGGGTCTGCGCAACGCCGTCCAGGTCGGCATCCGCTACATCGAGGCATGGCTGCGCGGCCTCGGCGCGGTCGCGATCTTCAACCTGATGGAGGACGCGGCGACCGCGGAGATCTCCCGCTCCCAGATCTGGCAGTGGATCAACGCGGGCGTGGTCTTCGAGAACGGCGAGCTCGCCACCCCGGAGCTGGCCCGCAAGGTCGCGGCACAGGAACTGGCGGCGATCCGCGCGGAGATCGGCGAGGAGGCGTTCGCGGCGGGCAAGTGGCAGCAGGCCCACGACCTACTGCTGCGCGTCTCCCTGGACGCCGACTACGCGGACTTCCTGACGCTGCCCGCGTACGAGCAGCTGACCGGCTGA